The following proteins come from a genomic window of Lolium rigidum isolate FL_2022 chromosome 5, APGP_CSIRO_Lrig_0.1, whole genome shotgun sequence:
- the LOC124655360 gene encoding proline-rich receptor-like protein kinase PERK3 yields the protein MVASASPVGVPLSLFIDLSGLEAATTGFSDSNLLHRDGFPIFEASKHLTTSFSLCASLHLNSQGVLESGHEIPVKSLSLESRQGVREFLDEVRLLLKVHQRNLVSLVGCCTSSAARANGSTTSSLWRHRQAQGL from the exons ATGGTGGCGTCGGCGAGTCCGGTCGGGGTACCATTGAGCCTCTTCATCGACCTGTCCGGGCTGGAGGCCGCCACCACCGGATTTTCTGACAGCAATCTGCTCCACCGCGACGGCTTCCCCATCTTTGAGGCAAGCAAGCACCTCACAACCTCCTTTTCTCTGTGCGCTTCACTTCACCTAAATTCACAGGGTGTGCTGGAGAGCGGGCACGAGATTCCGGTGAAGAGTTTGTCCCTGGAATCGCGGCAGGGGGTGCGCGAGTTCCTCGACGAGGTGCGGCTGCTGCTGAAGGTGCATCAACGGAACCTGGTCTCCCTCGTCGGCTGCTGCACCTCCTCTGCCGCCCGGGCCAACGGCTCGACCACTTCCTCTTTG TGGCGGCACCGACAAGCTCAAGGACTTTGA